Proteins found in one Haloferax litoreum genomic segment:
- the kdgK1 gene encoding bifunctional 2-dehydro-3-deoxygluconokinase/2-dehydro-3-deoxygalactonokinase → MTALVTFGETMLRLSPPRGERLETAREFEVQAGGAESNVAVAAARLGRDAAWFSKLPDSPLGRRVVGELRSHGVDTDGVVWDDDHRQGLYYLEHGVAPRPTNVVYDRADAAVTTLETVEIDLDAVRDADVCYTSGITPALSETLRATTADVLAEAQDAGTTTAFDLNYRTKLWDPAVAAEAYRDLFGSIDVLFAAQRDAETVLGREGDAESIARGLADDFDFETVVVTRGADGSLALFDGDVYEQGVYEAETHDAIGTGDAFVGGFLAKHLAGGDVAESLQWASATASFKRTVEGDVAVVTPEDIERVVADEGDGISR, encoded by the coding sequence ATGACAGCCCTCGTGACCTTCGGCGAGACGATGCTCCGCTTGTCGCCGCCGCGTGGCGAGCGACTCGAGACGGCCCGCGAGTTCGAAGTACAGGCGGGCGGCGCAGAGAGCAACGTCGCCGTCGCGGCGGCACGACTCGGCCGCGACGCAGCGTGGTTCTCGAAACTCCCCGACTCACCGCTGGGTCGCCGTGTCGTCGGTGAACTGCGAAGCCACGGCGTCGACACCGACGGGGTCGTCTGGGACGACGACCACCGGCAGGGACTCTACTACCTCGAACACGGCGTCGCGCCCCGCCCGACCAACGTCGTCTACGACCGCGCGGACGCCGCAGTGACGACGCTCGAAACGGTCGAAATCGACCTCGACGCAGTCCGCGACGCCGACGTGTGCTACACCAGCGGCATCACGCCCGCACTCTCGGAGACGCTCCGAGCGACCACCGCGGACGTGCTCGCCGAGGCACAGGACGCCGGGACGACGACGGCGTTCGACTTGAACTACCGGACGAAACTCTGGGACCCGGCCGTCGCCGCCGAGGCGTACCGCGACCTGTTCGGCTCCATCGACGTGCTGTTCGCCGCACAGCGAGACGCCGAGACGGTCCTCGGACGCGAAGGCGACGCCGAATCCATCGCCCGCGGACTCGCCGACGACTTCGACTTCGAGACTGTCGTCGTCACTCGTGGCGCAGACGGGTCACTCGCACTCTTCGACGGCGACGTGTACGAACAGGGCGTCTACGAAGCAGAGACGCACGACGCAATCGGCACGGGCGACGCTTTCGTCGGTGGGTTCCTCGCGAAGCACCTCGCCGGTGGCGACGTCGCCGAATCACTCCAGTGGGCGTCCGCGACGGCGTCGTTCAAGCGAACCGTCGAAGGCGACGTCGCAGTCGTGACGCCCGAAGACATCGAACGCGTCGTCGCCGACGAGGGTGACGGTATCTCACGGTAG
- a CDS encoding CopG family ribbon-helix-helix protein translates to MTVVSVSMPEELLERIDSFADEHGYTGRSEVVREASRNLLGEFEDKRLEDRELMAVVTVIFDYETTSVEERMMGLRHEYEGLVKSNFHNHVGNHYCMELFVLEGQLTDISTFVGKIRATRDTLSVDYSVMPVDEFTGIVEE, encoded by the coding sequence ATGACTGTGGTCAGCGTCTCCATGCCGGAGGAACTGTTGGAGCGCATCGACTCGTTCGCCGACGAACACGGGTACACCGGGCGCAGCGAAGTCGTCAGGGAGGCGTCGCGCAATCTCCTCGGAGAGTTCGAAGACAAGCGACTCGAAGACCGTGAGTTGATGGCCGTCGTGACGGTCATCTTCGACTACGAGACGACGAGCGTCGAAGAGCGGATGATGGGCCTTCGGCACGAGTACGAGGGCCTCGTCAAGTCGAACTTCCACAACCACGTCGGCAACCACTACTGCATGGAACTGTTCGTCCTCGAAGGCCAACTCACCGATATCTCGACGTTCGTCGGGAAGATTCGGGCCACCCGAGACACCTTGAGCGTCGATTACTCTGTGATGCCCGTCGACGAGTTCACGGGCATCGTCGAGGAGTGA
- a CDS encoding glutaredoxin family protein, which yields MSDPVPIVVYTREGCTLCEEVEATIRDVSEAEGIPVEMDLVDVDTDRELLEEYGDRVPYVYVDGRPAFKFEVDPERLREKLHKASA from the coding sequence ATGAGCGACCCCGTCCCCATCGTCGTCTACACGCGCGAGGGATGTACTCTCTGTGAGGAAGTCGAAGCGACCATCCGTGACGTCTCCGAGGCCGAGGGTATCCCAGTCGAGATGGACCTCGTCGACGTCGATACAGACAGAGAATTACTCGAAGAGTACGGCGACAGAGTCCCGTACGTGTACGTGGACGGTCGGCCGGCGTTCAAGTTCGAAGTCGACCCCGAGCGACTGCGGGAGAAGTTACACAAGGCGTCCGCCTGA
- the arcD gene encoding arginine/ornithine antiporter ArcD, translating into MASLSFEPLTYDDIPDDERPSFLQALVPVLGMLVFLSVGVIWLGLDPQLPLLWGIILTGAVGRYWLGLSWTRLSGGIRDGINMGMSALLILLVVYMLISTWTAAGTIPALIYYGLDLLSPAVFLPAATLLSAVVTFAIGSSWTTAATLGVAFIGIGSGLGMPNAMTAGAVLTGAYTGDKVSPFSDTTNLAAAVTNTDLMTHVRTMRVGTSIALAISLVAYTVLGLTASGDIPAGRVAEIQTAIAGTYTVNPLVFAPLLVTFVLALRGYPALPSIIAGVVTGTLTQLFVQGPSAIDTFVGAWNVAFAGTSPETGVSTVDSLLASGGLLGSSWTMTVILASLSLGGILERTGCIAVIAHEMRRILTSVSSLTIGTATSSLAMNAIAADQYMSIVVPGMSFRGLYDEFDLESRNLSRAVESAGTTTSALIPWGTGGAYMADVLGVPTLQYAPYYFLGFLSPLILVAMGLTGWRITKEGSDTQAGLRGAFASFTDDD; encoded by the coding sequence ATGGCATCACTCTCGTTCGAACCGCTGACGTACGACGACATCCCCGACGACGAGCGCCCGTCGTTTCTGCAGGCGCTCGTTCCCGTCCTCGGGATGCTCGTGTTCCTGAGCGTCGGGGTCATCTGGTTGGGCCTCGACCCGCAGTTACCGCTCCTGTGGGGAATCATCCTCACCGGCGCTGTCGGCCGATATTGGCTGGGTCTCTCGTGGACGCGACTCTCTGGGGGCATCCGCGACGGCATCAACATGGGGATGTCGGCGCTGCTCATCCTCCTCGTCGTCTACATGCTCATCTCGACGTGGACTGCCGCGGGGACGATTCCGGCACTCATCTACTACGGTCTGGACCTGCTCTCGCCGGCGGTGTTCCTCCCGGCGGCGACGCTGCTCTCGGCAGTCGTCACCTTCGCCATCGGGTCGTCGTGGACCACCGCCGCGACGCTCGGTGTCGCGTTCATCGGCATCGGGTCGGGTCTCGGCATGCCGAACGCGATGACGGCCGGTGCCGTCTTGACGGGCGCGTACACCGGGGACAAGGTTTCGCCGTTCTCGGACACGACGAACCTCGCCGCTGCCGTGACGAACACCGACCTGATGACCCACGTGCGGACGATGCGCGTCGGGACGAGCATCGCGCTCGCAATCTCGCTCGTCGCGTACACCGTACTCGGTCTCACTGCCTCCGGTGACATCCCAGCAGGGCGCGTCGCCGAGATTCAGACGGCTATCGCCGGCACCTACACCGTGAACCCGCTGGTGTTCGCACCACTTCTCGTCACGTTCGTCCTCGCGCTTCGTGGTTACCCGGCGCTTCCCTCTATCATCGCCGGCGTCGTCACCGGCACCCTCACGCAGTTGTTCGTGCAGGGACCGAGTGCTATCGACACCTTCGTCGGCGCGTGGAACGTCGCCTTCGCGGGTACGTCGCCCGAGACGGGCGTCTCGACGGTCGATTCGCTCCTCGCGTCGGGTGGTCTCCTCGGGTCGTCGTGGACGATGACCGTCATCCTCGCGTCGCTGTCGCTCGGCGGTATCCTCGAACGAACTGGCTGTATCGCCGTCATCGCCCACGAGATGCGTCGTATCCTCACCTCGGTGTCTTCTCTCACCATCGGGACGGCCACCTCGTCGCTGGCGATGAACGCCATCGCCGCCGACCAGTACATGAGTATCGTCGTGCCCGGAATGAGTTTCCGCGGCCTCTACGACGAGTTCGACTTAGAGAGCAGAAATCTCTCGCGGGCCGTCGAATCCGCGGGGACGACGACGAGTGCGCTCATCCCGTGGGGCACCGGCGGCGCGTACATGGCTGACGTGCTCGGTGTGCCGACGCTCCAGTACGCACCGTACTACTTCCTCGGGTTCCTCTCGCCACTCATCCTCGTGGCGATGGGACTGACCGGGTGGCGCATCACGAAAGAAGGGTCGGACACGCAGGCCGGCCTCCGCGGTGCGTTCGCGTCGTTCACCGACGACGACTGA
- a CDS encoding dihydrolipoyl dehydrogenase family protein — protein sequence MTHVLVIGAYGSAGVAVADRLVSHVGDDIDRLTLVDDGDPAGGLCILRGCMPSKELLSAAGHHYQARHDHRLVGETPAMDLDAVVETKDEHISNFAAHRRAAVEKMAEQDGVKLVRERARFVGERRVQAGDHEFDPDYVVVATGSSQFVPDLPGIDDVEYLTSADVLDATALPESGVVMGFGYIGLELVPYLAEAGVDLTVVEHDERPLDEADPVFGDEILDIYREEFGVEVRTDVYEDRIEQTDEGVRLHLDDGSSIDAESLFLFTGRKPNVGGLNLDAAGITPEGEWVDATMHAKGADGVFVVGDANGREPILHVAKEQGFVAADNVLAAIHDEAFEEYHNVHHHVIFSGATVYPYARVGHSAASAADAGIDHVVVSREARDDGVFKTKATLRGLARLVVGTDGTVLGYQGLHYHADVMAKTMQVTVEMGLDVREIPDRAYHPTTPEILDSLFRNASAELDD from the coding sequence ATGACACACGTCCTCGTCATCGGTGCCTACGGAAGCGCCGGCGTGGCCGTCGCCGACAGACTCGTCTCACACGTCGGCGACGACATCGACCGCCTCACACTCGTCGACGACGGCGACCCGGCCGGTGGTCTCTGCATCCTCCGCGGGTGTATGCCCTCGAAGGAACTCCTCTCTGCGGCGGGCCACCACTATCAGGCCCGCCACGACCACCGTCTCGTCGGCGAGACGCCCGCGATGGACCTCGACGCAGTCGTCGAGACGAAAGACGAACACATCTCGAACTTCGCCGCGCACCGTCGGGCGGCAGTCGAGAAGATGGCCGAACAGGACGGTGTGAAACTCGTCCGGGAACGCGCACGGTTCGTCGGCGAGCGGCGGGTGCAAGCGGGTGACCACGAGTTCGACCCAGATTACGTCGTCGTCGCCACGGGGTCCAGCCAGTTCGTTCCGGACCTCCCCGGCATCGACGACGTGGAGTACCTGACGAGCGCAGACGTGCTCGATGCGACTGCACTCCCCGAGTCTGGTGTCGTGATGGGGTTCGGCTACATCGGCCTCGAACTCGTCCCGTACCTCGCCGAGGCGGGTGTTGACCTCACCGTAGTCGAACACGACGAACGACCACTGGACGAAGCAGACCCGGTGTTCGGCGACGAAATACTCGATATCTACCGCGAGGAGTTTGGCGTCGAAGTTCGAACCGACGTATACGAAGACCGAATCGAGCAGACGGACGAGGGGGTCCGTCTCCACCTCGACGACGGGTCGAGTATCGACGCCGAATCGCTGTTTCTATTCACCGGTCGAAAGCCGAACGTCGGCGGCCTGAATCTCGACGCGGCGGGAATCACGCCGGAGGGCGAGTGGGTCGATGCGACGATGCACGCGAAGGGTGCCGACGGCGTGTTCGTCGTCGGCGACGCCAACGGACGGGAACCAATCCTCCACGTGGCGAAAGAACAGGGATTCGTCGCCGCCGACAACGTCCTCGCAGCGATTCACGACGAGGCGTTCGAGGAGTACCACAACGTCCACCACCACGTCATCTTCTCGGGGGCGACAGTCTACCCGTACGCTCGGGTGGGCCACTCCGCGGCGTCCGCCGCCGACGCCGGCATCGACCACGTCGTCGTCTCGCGCGAGGCACGTGACGACGGCGTCTTCAAGACCAAAGCCACGCTCCGCGGACTGGCGCGTCTGGTCGTCGGCACAGACGGAACCGTCCTCGGCTATCAGGGCCTCCACTACCACGCCGACGTGATGGCCAAGACGATGCAAGTCACCGTCGAGATGGGACTCGACGTGCGCGAGATACCTGACCGCGCGTACCATCCGACGACGCCGGAGATTCTCGACTCGTTGTTCCGGAACGCGTCGGCAGAACTGGACGACTGA
- a CDS encoding C-terminal binding protein translates to MSYNVVLSDFHMVDPEHQRRILGDIAEIHVAELGSEAALVEACREADADAVVTDIATPVTAEALSKLDLSIVARAAVGFDNIDVESAAEHGVVVTNVPAYCTDEVATHSVALLLSCIRATPTYDRAVRAGEWPPTPGRELHRMKGRTLGFLSFGAIAQRTAELCSGFGLETIVYDPYVDDDVLDEYGVEPVSLDELYARSDYLSVNAPATPETRGMVDADAFGALDDDAIVVNTGRGAVIDEDALVDALREGDIAAAGLDVFEEEPLPPDSPLRELGNAVLSPHAAWCSVEARAEVNEQTASDIKRVLTGDEPTALVEPRWN, encoded by the coding sequence ATGAGTTACAACGTCGTGCTGAGCGACTTTCACATGGTGGACCCCGAGCACCAACGGCGCATTCTCGGAGACATCGCCGAGATTCACGTCGCCGAACTCGGGTCCGAGGCGGCACTCGTGGAGGCCTGCCGTGAGGCCGATGCCGACGCCGTCGTGACCGATATCGCCACGCCGGTCACCGCCGAGGCACTCTCCAAACTCGACCTCTCTATCGTCGCTCGGGCCGCGGTCGGATTCGACAATATCGACGTGGAATCGGCCGCCGAACACGGCGTCGTCGTCACCAACGTCCCGGCGTACTGTACTGACGAAGTGGCGACCCACAGCGTCGCACTCCTCCTGTCGTGTATCAGAGCGACGCCCACGTACGACCGGGCAGTCCGCGCCGGCGAGTGGCCACCGACGCCCGGCCGAGAACTCCACCGGATGAAGGGTAGAACGCTCGGGTTCCTCTCGTTCGGGGCCATCGCGCAGCGAACCGCCGAACTCTGCTCCGGATTCGGCCTCGAAACCATCGTCTACGACCCCTACGTCGACGACGACGTGCTCGACGAGTACGGCGTCGAACCCGTCTCGCTGGACGAACTCTACGCTCGCTCGGATTACCTCTCTGTCAACGCCCCGGCGACCCCCGAGACGCGCGGGATGGTCGATGCCGACGCCTTCGGCGCCCTCGACGACGACGCAATCGTCGTGAACACCGGGCGTGGCGCAGTCATCGACGAAGACGCACTCGTGGACGCCCTCCGCGAGGGCGACATCGCCGCCGCCGGCCTCGACGTGTTCGAAGAGGAACCACTCCCGCCGGACTCGCCGCTCCGTGAGTTGGGGAACGCAGTCCTCTCGCCGCACGCGGCGTGGTGTTCAGTCGAAGCGCGCGCCGAAGTGAACGAACAGACTGCCTCGGACATCAAGCGCGTCCTCACCGGCGACGAACCGACCGCGCTGGTCGAACCGCGCTGGAATTGA
- a CDS encoding lysylphosphatidylglycerol synthase transmembrane domain-containing protein — protein MRIPGVWRTVASVVFALVGFSLYVWFVGATAVVDAVSAISGRHLASLVVLGLVPIVTWGMALWVVLRRIGTQVSLWDATVLFAAMEFVNAVTPFGQSGGTPVSSLLVSWQCDINYERAFAAVVGVNVFVRLASVALGLFVVGFYSSRFVVAEQVRNTAAFAAGVTFGLLAIVAVLWAVRHDIEPAVGRGLGRLTNGVGRWLPGVSPPTPESVAHRVERFVATLDELAADPWRLVAVFVLSLFGQLSVAAALWTALDALGVTQPLPLVLVVVPLAKVSGFLPTPGSIGSAVVVLSSLIVALSGISGALATAAALVYRGVVYWFPASVGALATAGLFLVRHDDVGKRRSSRAKIAAFVLAGGISLTLLLVVHSRTLLVEPSDAVVHVVRDVGLGVLGFALLWTLFTTVTTQ, from the coding sequence ATGCGAATACCCGGTGTGTGGCGCACCGTCGCGAGTGTCGTCTTCGCACTCGTCGGGTTTTCGCTCTACGTCTGGTTCGTCGGAGCGACTGCGGTCGTCGATGCCGTCAGTGCCATCTCGGGTCGACACCTCGCGTCGCTCGTCGTTCTCGGCCTCGTTCCGATAGTCACCTGGGGAATGGCGCTCTGGGTCGTCCTCAGGAGAATCGGGACGCAGGTGTCGCTCTGGGACGCGACGGTCCTCTTTGCGGCGATGGAGTTCGTCAACGCCGTCACACCGTTCGGTCAATCCGGTGGGACGCCCGTGAGTAGTCTGCTCGTCTCGTGGCAGTGCGACATCAACTACGAGCGAGCGTTCGCCGCAGTCGTCGGGGTCAACGTCTTCGTTCGACTCGCATCGGTCGCGCTGGGTCTCTTCGTGGTCGGTTTCTACTCGTCCCGGTTCGTCGTAGCCGAGCAGGTCCGAAACACCGCCGCGTTCGCTGCGGGAGTCACGTTCGGTCTCCTCGCCATCGTCGCGGTTCTGTGGGCCGTTCGACACGACATCGAACCAGCCGTCGGTCGCGGACTCGGACGACTCACGAACGGAGTCGGCCGCTGGCTTCCCGGTGTCTCGCCACCGACTCCCGAAAGCGTCGCTCACCGAGTCGAACGGTTCGTGGCGACGCTCGACGAACTCGCCGCCGACCCGTGGCGCCTCGTCGCCGTCTTCGTCCTCTCCCTATTCGGTCAGTTGTCGGTGGCGGCGGCGCTCTGGACAGCGCTCGACGCCCTCGGTGTGACCCAACCACTGCCACTGGTTCTCGTCGTCGTTCCGCTCGCCAAGGTGAGCGGATTCTTGCCGACGCCCGGCAGTATCGGGAGCGCAGTCGTGGTCTTGTCCAGTCTCATCGTGGCGCTGTCGGGAATCTCGGGTGCGCTCGCAACCGCCGCGGCACTCGTCTATCGTGGCGTCGTCTACTGGTTCCCAGCGTCCGTGGGCGCACTCGCGACAGCAGGTCTCTTCCTCGTCAGACACGACGACGTTGGAAAACGGCGGTCGAGTCGGGCGAAAATAGCGGCATTCGTTCTCGCTGGCGGTATCTCGCTGACGCTCCTCCTCGTCGTTCACTCACGAACCCTGCTCGTCGAACCGTCAGACGCGGTGGTCCACGTCGTTCGAGACGTTGGTCTCGGTGTCCTCGGGTTTGCGCTCTTGTGGACACTCTTTACCACGGTGACGACCCAGTGA
- a CDS encoding DUF6663 family protein, which translates to MEVTTAGRFRVYRSPRERDELLLLERPEEAVDWTDPEAAADADGAFSPTYVPRTGYDDEDIADTIEALEPGNEIEATLAWDDGDPRFAAVSVTDRTRFRFVGAATGLFEAARETWHRMDSGEAIGSRVTYGTDGDPNAVLYVFAKQPGARDLFEEFRDGVVPLDPLIGRLAAETDAATTGAESTVPDAPREVFVLRPLDEEFVLVAIAFDRDGVFAQTVRETYC; encoded by the coding sequence ATGGAGGTCACGACGGCCGGCCGGTTCCGCGTCTATCGCAGTCCACGCGAGCGAGACGAACTCCTCTTGCTCGAACGCCCCGAAGAGGCCGTCGACTGGACCGACCCGGAGGCGGCGGCCGACGCCGACGGGGCGTTCTCGCCCACGTACGTCCCACGGACGGGATACGACGACGAGGACATCGCAGACACCATCGAAGCACTCGAACCCGGAAACGAAATCGAGGCGACGCTGGCGTGGGACGACGGCGACCCGCGGTTCGCCGCGGTGTCGGTCACCGACCGAACCCGATTCCGATTCGTCGGTGCGGCGACCGGTCTGTTCGAGGCCGCTCGGGAGACGTGGCACAGGATGGACAGCGGTGAGGCAATCGGGTCACGCGTCACCTACGGAACCGACGGCGACCCGAACGCCGTCCTCTACGTCTTCGCGAAACAACCGGGGGCACGCGACCTGTTCGAAGAGTTTAGAGACGGTGTCGTCCCGCTGGACCCACTCATCGGCCGTCTGGCCGCAGAGACCGACGCCGCGACGACGGGAGCCGAATCGACCGTCCCCGACGCGCCCCGCGAGGTGTTCGTGCTCCGTCCACTGGACGAAGAGTTCGTCCTCGTCGCTATCGCGTTCGACAGAGACGGAGTGTTCGCGCAGACGGTGCGCGAGACGTACTGCTGA
- a CDS encoding DUF7344 domain-containing protein: MATTPDTELSETRIHEVLSNDRRRMAIEFLQGGDMTLRELSERIAEAETGESPPPRNIRQSAYVSLQQTHIPKLDELDIVEYDDESKQVSLAEAGDVTVYMEVVPEGELSWSEYYAVLSALGLVMMIAVVVDVPVISTLGAPVLASVLFAVIGASGLYQRWMQEN, from the coding sequence ATGGCGACCACACCTGACACCGAACTTTCCGAGACTCGAATCCACGAGGTATTGAGTAACGACCGCCGTCGTATGGCGATCGAGTTCCTCCAAGGAGGAGATATGACGCTTCGCGAACTCTCGGAACGAATCGCGGAGGCCGAGACGGGTGAGTCGCCACCGCCGAGGAACATCCGCCAGAGTGCCTACGTCTCACTCCAGCAGACCCACATCCCGAAACTCGACGAACTGGACATCGTCGAGTACGACGACGAGTCGAAGCAGGTCTCTCTCGCGGAGGCGGGCGACGTGACAGTCTACATGGAAGTCGTCCCCGAGGGCGAACTCTCGTGGAGTGAGTATTACGCCGTCCTCTCAGCACTCGGACTCGTCATGATGATTGCCGTCGTCGTCGACGTGCCCGTAATCTCGACGCTCGGTGCCCCCGTCCTCGCGTCAGTCCTCTTCGCCGTCATCGGTGCGTCGGGTCTCTATCAGCGCTGGATGCAAGAGAACTGA